From the genome of Lytechinus pictus isolate F3 Inbred chromosome 4, Lp3.0, whole genome shotgun sequence:
TTGACTATTTCACTTACTcctttctcatatttttttcaatatttcattttatcctttaATAGGGGTGTGAAAAGAAGGTTTCGATTGGATCTCTGTGGAGAAGGGCCTATTTACACAAGCAAGATGGTAAGCAACACACTTCTCAAATTTTCAGAGTTTGATTGTCGGTAGTCatgcattttatacattttctaAGCAATGCTTCATTAAACACTTGTATGCTTAAATCATTCCAATTTGCATTGATTTACTATAATTAAATCATTAAGAAAATCATACTATTTATACTTTTCTAATATTAGTTTTGGTTGATTGGTTTTATAGTAAAATGAGACAAAATTCTATGTTTTCCATATTAAGTATATTTATGCTGATATTATACAGGGACAGTACCAGGGTATTTGATCAGTCCCACATTAGGGATTTTAGCCAGTTTTATCTTGATTATtaaatcatgtgaaatataattttcatagatGCTCACTTCATCATCTGAAATATATTTCCATGAAGTCttaatgtaaaatatatttctcCTAGTCATGTGGATCCAAGGAGGGGACGTAGTGgtagagaccccccccccctcctctaatGGCAgtgaaaaaacaaaggaaattatgaaggaaagagaaaaaatagaagaaaataaggGAGGGGAGAAGatggaaaaatgaatgaaacaagaAGAGTGGataattagaaaaaagaaagatttcaGCTcattatgaaggaaaaaattcGCCTGCACTCACATTGTATGATGCATGGATGGaaatctgagggggggggggacgcgtTTCCCCACTctttggaaagggggggggggagacacagtatcaaattcccccccccccccacacacacacattatttGTGGAAGGAGCACAAACAAGAAAGAAAtggggaagaaagaaacaaatgaaaaagaaggaaaagagaggagaaaaaagaggaaaataagatcaGGATGGCGAGTGAATAAAAATTAGGTGAGGGAAATacatctttcatgtcactacaGGTGTATATGAAATTTTTGCACGCTTCatgctcgcattgcctgttctttaagatacatatcttgctcaataggctgatatgaagcttaaaaatatcaagttttgaagtcaatagaCAAAACCGTTTTCGGacatcgaactttcattattttgtttgatttagaAATTGATTCAAAGAAGTGTTctgtaaaatgtcagtttttTGGTCTGAATAATTATCAGCATTTTCAGTGCGCGCTGCTctagcattgtttgatttgtcaagtacctGTTTCCTTCGTAAGTTATCAACATATCTCTTTTTAGGTCTGATTGTGATGTATCAGCTAGTGCTGTGCGCTTGCATTTCAATTGGTGATTTATGTATACCTATAATTAGTAAttctaacaaactacttaaaaatccccctttcatgacagtttataaaaaatgTCGGCTTGCGATTTGCGCGTGCATTATTtcagttaaaaatatattaacccatgtatgctattcataattaaaaaagtgcttaaaacgtccagttttctggtcttaatatcaactttttttcgcgctctcattaggcttattagattaataagtaAGATagaataacattttcatgaattcctaataatcaaattgtgCCTTTTGTCAGAACGGAATATCGACAAgcttcatctcgcgcttaggaagaggaatagaaagatatttataattttcatacgATGTGAATGTCCCATTCCTTGGTCaaagtaataatgaaaaaatactagctcgcgcttcgcgctcgcatcatttattaattgcgatccatatccacttcagaattttcctaCTGAGTGCtggaaatagtgcttaaattcacccttttttgataggaatatcatttttttgggggggagggtgggCTTAAAATGTCCAGGGGGGCTTAAAGGGGGCTTAAAATGTCCAggttttaggtcggaatgtctaaaattttcagctcgtgctccGCGTTCagattatttattgaaatacattatGTTGTATATTGGCCAATTTTTCAGCTCggaatataaacaattttcagctcgtgctttgcTTTTTTTGCGGCCGATTGCTTCTTGGGAAAAAGTGTTCCCGTCTTCATCAGTATTTTGAAGGACGTATAATGAAGGAGGATGATCATTGTGACCGCATTGTGTGAGATGAATGTATTTCACTGAATTCTTTCATATACAGTGTACTAGAAATTGATTGTGATGTTTGAAAAACCGCGGCAATGCagtgattataaattattttcctTGTAAGCCCTTGTAAGTGTAAGGACAGAACGTTCTGAAAGGAAATATTAAATTCCATCAAAGGATAGCGGTTCAGGCAAATGGATCCAGGGCACATAAATCtggtcttttttttaaagatttttttttctaaaaaaaaagaagatatttttcGTTAAAAAAGATGCCATTGttaccaaaacaaaaatgtcaagtgataaattaaagaaatttattgattgaaaaattttatcacacacacacataaacatTACTACCAATTAAAATGACGTAATATGTTCTTTTCTTTTGGCAGATCACAGTTTGTCCAGCCCCCTTCCTTCCTGTTATAACTTATTATGGTTGTTAGTCCATAGTGTTGTCTGTGGTTTATTTTAGGggtttttaatgttttgttgttgctgtttcATGAATCATGTAAATTCATCCATAATCCCTTTTCATCAGGCAAACACAATGTTTATCAACTGCACGGTAGTCGATGATACCACAGTCCAATGCAATGGAACTGATTACCAGTTACCCGAGGCGCCCATTGGACCTGATGAACCTCAGTTCTGGATCTACATAGGGGTCTACATCGCACTGATGCTCTTTGCCGGTGAGTGTCGGATGGggtagcccggggggggggggggcacggagGGGATGTGGTACCATGCAGCAGTATATTATCGGTCTACAGAGGTGGAGtgtattcccccccccccaaaaaaaaaaaaaaaaaaaaaaaaaaaaaaaaaaaaaaaaacacttttattttcCGGCTAGGATTATCATTGCcttgattaataataataataacaccgTGCTCATATAGCGTGTATCACATTATGccataacgtccctatgcgcttccaaaggacttggatattattaccctggctgatTATTATTAGTTTTCGGGATTAGTATTAATCCTCCTGCTTCACTCTATCCGTTTTTATTCCAAGCTAATTAAAATATTGGCGATAAGCGAATATGCCTGTTTAATGACTGCTGTAATAACGTGATATATCCTCATAGTATTTCTCTTGTTGATTAAGTATTGTACTTCCTTTTGCTGTGTTGATTATATTTGTGCGTTCTTTTATACAGCtacttcctttttttattcatgaacttTAGAAATAAGAATATAAATTTAATTTAGTTATTTGTTTATACCTATTTTGGctttattaaaattttcaatatttttcagccTCTTTTTATCATCTCTATTGAtcaatataaacaataaaataccgTATTGGATCATTCGAGTCAAAAAACTATTTACAAGATATTTGTGACTTGCTCTCAAATTCCTTTGATTATTAAAATTAGAATGGCATGATGTCGAATTTTCAAggaacaggttttttttttcacttggaTTCCCAAGCACGACAAAGACATGTATATGTTGAAGAACTATACATCCTTCCGGCTATGTTcaggtagtctgcaggcacaaaccctgattgaaactttgatcaacaagtgtgtctccaccatgggtgtcgatcacggggggggggggggggatggcctgtattatcaccCCCCCATAATTTAGGgtataaaatttataataatgataatgaaaaaatgaaaagtttgatcatgatgattatagtgatgattatagtatgccatcaatcagtttgtttccctcgcaatttgtgtatgttgttattaaataaaaacattcctttccaggacttttaaacagatggatGGAGGttcaaaatgaagaagaatgaaatgtttatgtatatgatattttttaacacatgacataaaaggaccccgacgaaaaacaacttttgttgatagggtgttccatcccaccagtggtaatatgatcatatttttacaattttttaataagtgaaatcaattaatggtttcagaaagaataatcattcatttctctctaaagcgtatcttcggatatgaacatcggattttttttcccatgttattcttgttattgttatggacttgaataactaaacttgattatttttttcttattttggcaaaaagaaatctcttttttaagtttggaaagggatgacagttttgcattctatatgagcacactcatgcggtacgtaaatttcattttaacacatatattagctgatattacacactgatggtttaagaaaatgttggagaaatatcataacaagacagttgagttttgattgtttttatgtttgttttttgtttcatgcacttataaagcatttaaaacatattaaaatccagggttaaaatcgtctaaggaatgacggtaagcccgatggcgcgcgagaagccacacagtttgtaatttgtgctagtcttaatttgtccgaatctgcattttatcatcatgcatttagaagaaaaaagatattgcgagtcgggttagatttaagagagaagttgtatacatcatgttcaataaacagatcactttgtacatggtccagacaatttttgtcattttttctttcgtatgagtttagaataggctttcttgtaacacaaattgaattttcaaaaaaattatacaagtacagtacactgcaacaatgaaagaatttccaagaacacagtggcgtaattacgggggggggggggggaggggggcatgggggcacgtgccccccaatcggctggccaaagaAAAAACGGAGAataggagaaaggaagagaaacgtagtgggaatggagaaattattgttcattataatgttatattataataatgttataatacataagaaacatttttcataactttattttgctcaggcctagatGTCTTCATTAttcccggtactcgcattgtctgtttaacgtttttaagtcaatatacaccaaatatatttcatcgcacttcgacttattattgatttatgtagtgacatatggttctttttcataactacttaaagtgattgccccattttaaggtgttaatataaaacatttcctgtccgtgcttaccttcgcactagtagattggtgagatatgtctgctcttcatgaattcctaaaaatcagtccttaaaatgtccctttttctgatctgaatatcaaaaattttcagctcgcgcttcgcgctcgcatcatttgtttattgaaatacgtatcgtatggtcttagtgaattcttacaaacaggccttagaatgcctctcttcaggtctgaatatcctaagttttcagctcgcgcttcgcgctcgcaatatttgatgagtgagatgcgtattatcatgattacaatgactacaaaaagtgcttcatgtgtttagatgtagcaaaatcagcaagcgctttgcactcgcattagatgactatggtgagatatgtatactctttaTGGATTTGTTTAGctagacaggtatgtatcatgattacaaaaatttgcttataatgtccttttttggtctgcatatcaaaaattttcagctcgcgctttgcgctcgcattatttgagcagtgagatacatatccgtttaatggcactgtccttaaaatgtccctattaggtcagtatacctggcaactgtgcgcgcttcgcgcgctatACCGTATTTAcacttataccgtgtttacacttaatcggcatttggttctgaaccaaatgccgatgcagaatcggcatttggattgcgtttacacgttgttacagctcgcggttcagaaccgcgagccgatgcaaaaacctgaaatgatacgcataccaacaatatacgtcataataaagacaacgctggatcagtgcgcttacagtaacgtcacaatggtaaagtaattgaaatgcgcaaaattgccgatgcagaatcggctttctgtttacacgtagtaaaaaagccgattctgcatcggctcgcggttcagaacctactactttggtggtgcaaattgccggttctgaaccgcgagccgattcaagttgctcgcgtttacacgctatgaaaaagccgattcaaatgccgattaagtgtaaacacggtataagtgactcaaaatttttgctggtgcccccctccccccaatgccgtgactcacggtacgccactgcaagaacaccatgcatatcaaccactcacaaatgtcctaacttgttattttagtgggggtaatgttgaaagatcccatccacaagaacatttgtgtcaatcatcccccccaaccaagaataccgaacGACACCCAtggtctccacgcaaagacacatacaaaacttgctgttttaagagggccttcagtacacaaggcatgagtaggctgcaattcagaccctttactcgagtgaagggtttgcacagcagactaatgTTCAGGTGCCATTATCCCAGACGAAGCTTTCGGCGATTCCGGGCGGCGATTACTTCCTGGTTAGATTGTTTcattgggtcagatgcatagaaagtagcaattgcttttgctAGGCTTTTGCTTGATTCCGTATGTAAATCAAATGAGCGAGAAAATTAATGCTTTGCCAAAAAGCGTAAGCATAAAGTGAACATTTAGCATTTGCTTGTGTTTTTCAAGCTCCGTCAGAGCAGCTTGAGCGTTTGCTTGATCAGGGGATTCGCGttttataatcatgttaatgcACCTGAGGGAGAACTCCAAGGTGTACAGTAGCCTACAATACAtgaatatatgttttttttcctagTAAGTGCAAAACCAAATACAAACTATATGAATTTCATTTAGAAACAAGTTAAGGGAATAGTTTGACACCAAGTCTAAGGAAAAGATGTTACATGGGAGGTGTATTTTGCACTGCCACACCTCTAGTATTCGAGTCCAGCATTTGTGTCGTGTTCGCACCAGGTGACGTCACTTTTATTGTTAAAACCGCTAGCAATTTTGCTCtctgaaggcaagaaaagggtTTAAGCACAAGTAAAGGATTAGGCCGATGCatacgaaataaagcaattgctaATTCATGATCTTTTGCTTGGCTAGCAATTCCTTTccagcaattgctactttttatgcatatcTGACTCATTATCATGATTGTGCCTCCGTTTCATGGAAGAAAATTGGAAGCGCATCACCGTCGTTGTGATCTCCTATTTCccaaatcccatttgtttaaatgCAACAATGCCAAAATACATCATTAGCGCGGCCGTCTTGGGTGGGGGTGTCCTCCTAGAATTTCGAATTGTTTATGGAAACCAGTAGGAAAGTGTCCTCACACCCCATCCTgccttgattaaaaaaaaatcgctgcTCATGAAAGAAAAGATGACAAAAGCCTGAAATTTTTACGATCTTCAATATATGCCTCTACGTTTTAGTGATGGCAGAAGTCCGAATTCGACCAGACAATTTCTTCCCAAATTGCTTTTAGGTTTGATGGCTGGGTTGACCCTTGGTCTTTTGTCTCTGGACATCACTACTTTACAAGTTCTCTCGACGGCCGGCACCCCGAGTGAGCAGGTCTATGCCACCCGTATCCTTCCACTGGTCAAGAACTCGCATCTCCTTCTCGTCACTCTCATTCTTGCCAACGCCGCGGCCGTTGAGTCTATGCCCATCTTTCTCGATCACCTCACCAACCCGATCATCGCCGTCGTCGTATCCGTAACGGCGGTTCTCATTTTCGGAGAGTAAGTTTGTTGGACCTTCCTTTCACAAAATGCAGGagtatgaataataaaaaagaaataaatgacaTAGAATTTGTATAGTGCACGTACCCTCCTTGTtcggtgctcaaggcgctcctagtCTATACCGATTCCGGTTCTCACAGCCTTTCTAGGAATTACTTGCtgtcggtacccatttacctcacctgggtctaGTGCAGTcgaatgtgggtaaatttcatGCTGAAGGAAACACgccataaaaaaatatgctggcttggaatcgaactcGCGTCCcccagattgaaagacgagagtcttaaccacgaGACcaagaccacgacgccccacaTGTATAATCATGTTCGGTGCCCTTTTAAGGGATTCAAGTTGTAttattcaaactcattttgcCCCCGGGCCGTCGTTGCGAGTCAATTAATTATAGCAAGGTTCGTGATGAAAAGCCACTTCTGGGAAAAGTCACTTTTGGGGCTTTCGCGCTCTGTTAATTCATTGAGAACTTCTTGAACCCTGTGCACCAGTCTTTTTCCATCATCAATCATACCTTCTTCCCCTATATACCCCCGCAAAATACTGTCTGACAGTCCTCCTATTTTTTCCTGGATTGGCAAAAAGCactaaagaaaagaaatcaacaCTCTACTGCTTCTGAACTAATAAATCCCATCATAACCATAGTTGTTACACtttgtttttccccctttttttccaaaaagcaATGTACTTTTGATCTTTATCGAAGAGTTCTTTGAATGTATAGAGATGACGacttaatttattcatatattttacgaTATGCAAGGGACTACGCATCCCAATGAACTTCTGACTGACTGCAATATTAAGCACTCTTTCCCATTGATACCTGCATCTTATCATTTTCTTTAGAATCATTATCTtccatatcattttctttatagTCCTTATCTTTCATATTGAATAACTTATAGTTATTATATTTCATACTGTTTTCCCTTATTATATTGTTGTTTATTATATTCCTGTACAGAGTACTGCCGCAGTCTATATGCTCAAAATACGGATTGGCTATTGGAGCAAATATGGCATGGTATGTTCTATATCTACAAGGATATGATTCTGACCTAGCATCGCATCGTGTGATGTTGACTATTAATTCTGAATTATTTGAGTCTAGCCCTATGTAAGGCGGTATACGAGCTTTCAAGTGTGCGTGGCGCTTAACCGAAATGGGCACTATTGTAGtctaattgttattttttaattcttaattCCCTAtcaaattgtcttttttttcttcggtcttcttttcttacttttaATCAGTTTGAAAACCAAAGGAGAGTAAGCGGAACAACGTCATCTTCATACAATTATACCTGACAAACAGAGAGTGTTATTTTGCTCTCGCCCATGTTTTATAGAACTGATAAGTCTTGCCAGATGGTCTGACATCAATGACTGTTAAAAGAATGACAGCATGCAAGCCTTTTAAGATGTTTAAATCTAAACGACTTGAATGCGGGGGCCTCACAAAATCACCTGTAAATCTTTACTCATTCAAGATCTGCGACATTTTCTAAAAATCTTTAAAGTCAATGTAATCGAtcaaaaaacattttaatattgaGCCATTTGACCAGCATCACTATTTGTTCCGTTTCTCTGTAGGTTTGTGTATATCCTCATTGCCCTAACCTTTGTTATTTCGTGGCCAATCGCCAAATTGCTGACTCTACTTCTAGGAGAAGGAACGGGGACCTTCTACCGGAGATCAGGTCTGTAGTTGTGCCCGGTTTTCACTTTCGTTTTATCATAATATTATGAAACCAAGAACATGTTTTTACCCTTTTACGATGTTATTAAAACATTAACAAAAAATCATCCGGCGAGACACGCGCAACGAAACTCCCTGCACTTCAGATGGAATACGGCATTGAATTGAGATCTCGTACATTGAGATAtggctttgattttttttcatgtttagaATATTGGTATCAaccgttgcaaaaaaaaaacccatacaaAAATCGCGATAGATAACGAATTTGTAAGAATGTTATTTGGAGGTTTGAATTCAACGGGACATCAGGCTGTAGTCACTGAAGTGGAAGTGGGCCCAAGTCAGGCGATGAGCTCACCATTCTCGTTTTCCTTGTTCTTTAAAATGTTGCTTAACCTTCTGGAAACCTTTGTGCTTACCTTGAATGTTCGTGATCACCTACTGTTAAATTCTTATCAGGTTAAAAATATGCCCTCTATCAATTTTCTAAACAGAATTAAAAGCACTAATTGATATCCAGGCTACCTCCCCCGACGCTGCTGCAGAGGATAGCGCCCTGACACAGGACGAAGTGCTGATCATCAAGGGTGCTCTAGATGCCGAGGGCAAGGTTGCTAGGGATGCTATGATACCTCTTGATAAGACCTTCATGCTGGACCACTATGGTATACTTGATAGGAAGATCATGGAGCAGGTTGGGAATAAACGCATTTCACATTTATCGGGTTAAGAGGGTCTGTTTGGGGGTAAAGTTTGGTGGAATACCTAAGGTATTTACCTTTTGTGAAGGTGATGCGTCAAACTATCAATTCTAGTATAAATATGGATGTAGCTATCTTTCCgaagaaaaattgagaaaaatagcGTCATATCACGGATGAAGTAATGGTTCGTCTCATCCACTGAAACAAAACGGtggtatttgttttatattccaCATCTGGTAATCCTTTAATAATTTAAAAGAAAGCAATGATGCCTACACTTAAATTGCAGGAGTGACGTATTTTTCtgaattaaaatttgaattgttaATGATTGACAATGCATGTATCTGCAGTTTATTTTGGAGAACTTAAATTATAAACGTTGCTTAATCTTCCAAATTGTGTTTAGCTCATGGCAAACGGATACTCGCACGTTCCCGTCTACAAAGACGACCGTAAGAACATCCTAGGGGAGTTTGTGGTCAAGAACCTTATCATCCTCGATCCAGATGATAACGAACCCATCGCGGCATCTCTCGAGAAATACGGTCGCCCCCTCCACTCCATAACGGCTACCAAGCCCCTGTATAACATTCTAGACGAGATGATGGATGGGAAATATCGCATGGCGGCGATCTACGACACTCCGGCCATCTTGCCGACCATAGACGAGGCTGACAGTAACGCTCCAAGTACACCAACACTACCAACTACAACGTCACAGCCTGGAATGGTAGGAGATGTGTTTGGATAATTCGGAGTTGTTTATATACACCCGTAACTTTACTGGCCTGGAGGAGATATTGGTTGGTTTTGATAGTTATGATGGCGTGATCGtggcggtggtgatgatggtggtggttatgaagatggtgatgataattgtAATGCTTATAGTTGTGAAAGCGGTGatgatcatcaacatcgtcatgATCTTGAtcatggtgatcatgatgatcatgctgctgctgatgacgatgatgattaagATAATGGTATAAAACCCTTGAAGTAATAAAAGTAACATCCCTTATTTCGGCCAAAGAATTATTAAAGACGTCTGTTAATGGCGTAATATTCTAAGGGTTACACTTTAGTATTCCACTTGCTCTCATAGCCATCGTATTTGATAAGtctatcttaataaaaaaaagtttgcaaaTATCAATTCCCTAGGAAGTTATCAGGCTAGGTTG
Proteins encoded in this window:
- the LOC129258981 gene encoding uncharacterized protein LOC129258981, with translation MANTMFINCTVVDDTTVQCNGTDYQLPEAPIGPDEPQFWIYIGVYIALMLFAGLMAGLTLGLLSLDITTLQVLSTAGTPSEQVYATRILPLVKNSHLLLVTLILANAAAVESMPIFLDHLTNPIIAVVVSVTAVLIFGEVLPQSICSKYGLAIGANMAWFVYILIALTFVISWPIAKLLTLLLGEGTGTFYRRSELKALIDIQATSPDAAAEDSALTQDEVLIIKGALDAEGKVARDAMIPLDKTFMLDHYGILDRKIMEQLMANGYSHVPVYKDDRKNILGEFVVKNLIILDPDDNEPIAASLEKYGRPLHSITATKPLYNILDEMMDGKYRMAAIYDTPAILPTIDEADSNAPSTPTLPTTTSQPGMDIIGFITLWNVLEVVLGEPIISSDDVYASVRQKVQMGKVKLVRSHSMIPAITASNTGSINSFPPPLTPEPNSAENTPLLSSGNMV